DNA from Brassica napus cultivar Da-Ae chromosome C4, Da-Ae, whole genome shotgun sequence:
TTGTTTACATTAGTAttgaattatttacaatttaaaattttgaatgtaATTGTTTAGAATTAAAACTCTAATGTGAAGTGTGAATgtatataatttcatttgaaAATGCCTCCAAGAGATATCCACTTATACAAAATCAAGTTTCCAACCACCTACAGTAACCTGACTACAATATTCTAAATTTATACAGCTAagaattttttcctttttgtttttttttcgctTGGTCAAACATACATCTAAGATCTGCTACGTGATCTCTGAcaatttgaaaaatgaaaaaaaacaagaagatatATCCTGTAATCATTATCATATATGATACTCAGATCACTATCTTATgattacaatataataaaaaaagtaaaaatatatatttggtatACACCCAAAAGCAAGCTATTACATGTAACTAATCACATATACATATAATCCTAACCATCCACCAATAAAAgcgaaaaaggaaaagaaattaCGAAAACGATATGCAGTCGGCTATATATATAACCAAAgactaaatttaaattttgttctttgttttggttcagtagtataaaaaaactatatactaATGTATAAATAACCTTTATTGGTTTCTCCTGGGTTTAAGCAACGAAGTCAGGCAATAACTGAGCCACATATCGCTTCTGGTTCTGAATGTTCATCGCACTGTAAGCAGCGGCTGATGAATGCACTGTTGCAGCCGAGATGTTGGCGGCTCCATACTCCTCTGTCTCTCCTATTTTCACTCTTCGCCCTATCGGGATCCCATGATGGGTCTGCATGAAACCCTGATGACGCGTGGACGACAAGCTATCACAGTGAGGTAAACCTAACGTGAGTGACACGCCATTGTTGTTTCCTGAGTACCTTTGCGCTAAGAGCTCCTGGTCCGAGACAGCTACATCGAATCTTGACATCTCATCCATTTGGTATTGTCCGAAATTCCCCATGAAAGGGTATCCACCGTCTGATCTTATCTCTTGCCGTTCTTCTAGAATTTTCATTGTGAGCTTCTCGTTCGAGGTGAAATCTACATTAGGCTGCATCATTGTCTCTTCGTTTGTTCTTAGCCTTTTGGGGCTTCCTTGCATTCCGGTGACGCCTTCTAATTCACCGTTTTGATTGGGATTCAGATGGTAATTATCGACGCCTCGTCCTCCAATGGGGCTCTTCTCTTGGTTACTCGCTGATTTAGAAGCAGAATCTTCGTTGTTTTGATCCAAATTAGGTGTCTTCTCCATGGATCCCATGTTCTTTCCCTGCTCCTTCATCTCCTCTACGTACATCTCTTCCACCATCGGTTTCCATAGCCGAACTCTCGCGTTTATAAACCAGTTTGACACctataagaaacaaaataaacccACATATATTTTTCGTCCTGCTCAAAGTGATTACGAAAAGTGCATTTAGTAaggtaaatttttaaaaataaaaagaaatgtcATGTTTTgagattatatataaatatgagttTAAGAGATTGTAATTATAAGTGTTTGCCTCAATTGTGTTTTtaaattctaagtgtttgtttcGACTTTGTTCGCAACAATATGTTTCTTAAATTAACACAATAATAACACAAAAATCATTTGCACCGTACGTACCTGGCTCCGAGTGAGTCCGGTTTGCTTGGCTAGCATGTGCTTGTCCGAATCCTTAGGGTATCTAATGAAACAAAGACAAGACTTAGTTTGTTCTCAAGTGAAAAGTAATGGATATTTATAGATGTGTGGGTTACTAACGGGTGAAGAAAGTGTTCGAAGAGCCAAGCACGGAGAACTGAGACGGCTCGTTCGGGGAGACCACGTTGAGGTCTCCAAGCATTATTGGAAGGATGATGTTGAATCATTCCAAGTTGCTGAAGAGCTCTTTGTTGTCTCAATTGATGGTCTACGAACTTGAGCCTCCCAACACCAGAGACAGAATCTTCCTCCCCAAGGCTCTTGTTGGCCGCTTTTATCTGACCAGCGATCGCTTCTTTCAAGGACCGGAACTGTCTTGATATGGTCTTCAATGCGAGCGACGTGTATGACTTTGCAGAACCTATTCCTGCCGCTTGCTCGAACGACGAGATCACCATCTGCATCTGTTGGTGATACTGTCTGTATCTCTGCTCCACCTTTTCATTTCACAAACAATAACGTCATTATGAATTATGATAACTGATATAATTGATAGTCTATATGTTATctacaaaaaatagaaaaagagaaTTTATACTTGTAAATATATGTGACTAGAGCATTATTATCCAGAGTTTATTAGGGCGGAGTTTTTAGGGGAATATAAGAATTATTTAAGAAcaggttcttagtttttttagttaaaagttaagagacgggttcttatattccgctaagaaccccatcCTAAGAACCCCGATAATCATGTTCTGATTCATTTAGAAGAGAGGAACCCTGTAAGATTGTTGATTGGAGAAATCAGAA
Protein-coding regions in this window:
- the LOC106396120 gene encoding BEL1-like homeodomain protein 1 isoform X1; this translates as MIMKHVHPQISINPEISAGSDGSLQTLILMNPTTYVQYTQQDDDSNNNNNDSNNTNNNNSFVFLNSHAPPQNSSQQFIGIPLSGHEAASITSADSISVLQGYPPRVKYSHYSSHQVDSSHQQAACETPRAHQGLFLTLSSQQQQQQHQNQHQTFHHVGLGSGPGQDMWVGSGSTGIATLVSPKYLEAAQELLDEVVKADSNDINTRSQLFSSKKGTTETDNKAVGESSTGAGEGSGGGEASEKNKVELGTVERQEIQMKKAKLSSMLHEVEQRYRQYHQQMQMVISSFEQAAGIGSAKSYTSLALKTISRQFRSLKEAIAGQIKAANKSLGEEDSVSGVGRLKFVDHQLRQQRALQQLGMIQHHPSNNAWRPQRGLPERAVSVLRAWLFEHFLHPYPKDSDKHMLAKQTGLTRSQVSNWFINARVRLWKPMVEEMYVEEMKEQGKNMGSMEKTPNLDQNNEDSASKSASNQEKSPIGGRGVDNYHLNPNQNGELEGVTGMQGSPKRLRTNEETMMQPNVDFTSNEKLTMKILEERQEIRSDGGYPFMGNFGQYQMDEMSRFDVAVSDQELLAQRYSGNNNGVSLTLGLPHCDSLSSTRHQGFMQTHHGIPIGRRVKIGETEEYGAANISAATVHSSAAAYSAMNIQNQKRYVAQLLPDFVA
- the LOC106396120 gene encoding BEL1-like homeodomain protein 1 isoform X2 is translated as MAAYFHGNPPEISAGSDGSLQTLILMNPTTYVQYTQQDDDSNNNNNDSNNTNNNNSFVFLNSHAPPQNSSQQFIGIPLSGHEAASITSADSISVLQGYPPRVKYSHYSSHQVDSSHQQAACETPRAHQGLFLTLSSQQQQQQHQNQHQTFHHVGLGSGPGQDMWVGSGSTGIATLVSPKYLEAAQELLDEVVKADSNDINTRSQLFSSKKGTTETDNKAVGESSTGAGEGSGGGEASEKNKVELGTVERQEIQMKKAKLSSMLHEVEQRYRQYHQQMQMVISSFEQAAGIGSAKSYTSLALKTISRQFRSLKEAIAGQIKAANKSLGEEDSVSGVGRLKFVDHQLRQQRALQQLGMIQHHPSNNAWRPQRGLPERAVSVLRAWLFEHFLHPYPKDSDKHMLAKQTGLTRSQVSNWFINARVRLWKPMVEEMYVEEMKEQGKNMGSMEKTPNLDQNNEDSASKSASNQEKSPIGGRGVDNYHLNPNQNGELEGVTGMQGSPKRLRTNEETMMQPNVDFTSNEKLTMKILEERQEIRSDGGYPFMGNFGQYQMDEMSRFDVAVSDQELLAQRYSGNNNGVSLTLGLPHCDSLSSTRHQGFMQTHHGIPIGRRVKIGETEEYGAANISAATVHSSAAAYSAMNIQNQKRYVAQLLPDFVA